A DNA window from Stutzerimonas stutzeri contains the following coding sequences:
- a CDS encoding DUF58 domain-containing protein gives MRVLPRFRDRWLLRRIPPASSVRLDQRRIFIMPTAVGLAFIVALLLMLLTAINYQNSLAYGLTFLLGSLLLVAILHTWRNLAGLVLQAGGGTAAFVGEQALLRVRLESRGRAYQAVALGWPASGLRLVDVPAGGTVEVELSLPTQRRGWLRPGRVRVESRFPLGLLVAWSWIDLELAALVYPQPSVAERLQGTAAPETDEDGGLARGAGVDDYQGLRAWQPGDARRRLHWKAYSRGQGLLVKDFTSLAGNDPMLDFDALEGDTEQRLSMLCHWVVELSEKQQPFALRLPAGLIGPDGGQAHRDICLRALALHGLGEEGSA, from the coding sequence GTGAGGGTGCTGCCTCGGTTTCGTGATCGCTGGCTGCTACGACGAATACCGCCGGCATCCAGCGTACGGCTGGACCAGCGACGAATTTTCATCATGCCTACGGCAGTCGGGCTGGCGTTCATCGTGGCTTTGCTGCTGATGCTGCTTACTGCGATCAATTACCAGAACAGCCTGGCCTACGGGCTGACCTTTCTGCTCGGCTCGCTGTTGCTGGTCGCCATCCTGCACACCTGGCGCAATCTCGCCGGGCTCGTGCTGCAGGCCGGTGGTGGTACGGCAGCATTCGTCGGCGAGCAGGCATTGTTGCGTGTGCGCCTGGAGAGTCGAGGGCGTGCCTATCAGGCGGTGGCGCTCGGTTGGCCCGCCAGTGGTCTGCGCTTGGTCGATGTTCCCGCTGGCGGTACCGTCGAGGTCGAACTGAGCCTGCCGACTCAACGCCGCGGCTGGCTGCGGCCCGGCCGGGTGCGGGTTGAAAGCCGTTTCCCGCTGGGCCTGCTGGTGGCCTGGAGCTGGATCGATCTGGAACTGGCTGCTCTTGTCTATCCGCAGCCGTCCGTGGCCGAACGACTGCAGGGCACCGCTGCACCCGAAACCGACGAGGATGGAGGACTGGCGCGAGGTGCCGGTGTTGATGACTATCAGGGTCTTCGCGCCTGGCAGCCGGGCGACGCCCGCCGACGCTTGCATTGGAAAGCCTATTCCCGCGGTCAGGGTTTGCTGGTGAAGGATTTCACGAGCCTGGCCGGCAATGATCCGATGCTGGACTTCGATGCGCTCGAAGGCGATACCGAACAGCGTCTTTCGATGCTCTGCCACTGGGTCGTCGAGCTGAGCGAAAAGCAGCAGCCTTTCGCGTTGCGGCTGCCAGCCGGCTTGATTGGCCCCGACGGTGGGCAGGCGCATCGGGATATCTGCCTGCGTGCGTTGGCACTCCACGGACTCGGCGAGGAGGGCAGTGCATGA
- a CDS encoding AAA family ATPase, translating into MRTRLDACLRAVNEVLLGKEAQVRLALACLLARGHLLVEDMPGMGKTTLSHALAKVLGLEFQRIQFTSDLLPGDILGTSVFDKDSSQFIFHPGPIFAELVLADEINRATPKSQSALLEAMEEGQVTIEGATRPLPEPFFVIATQNPVSSGGTFALPESQLDRFLMRVSLGYPAKAAEKALLLGESRRDLLTRLEPLLEHDELRAIQNAVGTVRVSDALVDYVLRLVEATRTQPQFAWGLSPRGSLALLAAARAWAFLDGREYVIPEDVQAVLPTVVGHRLRERADATGHGGGALVQWLLREVPAL; encoded by the coding sequence ATGCGCACCCGATTGGACGCCTGTCTACGAGCAGTCAACGAAGTACTGCTCGGCAAGGAAGCCCAGGTCCGGCTGGCACTGGCCTGTCTTCTGGCCCGAGGCCACCTGCTGGTCGAGGACATGCCCGGGATGGGCAAAACCACGCTGAGCCATGCTCTGGCCAAAGTGCTGGGCCTGGAGTTTCAGCGCATCCAGTTCACTTCCGACCTGCTTCCCGGCGACATTCTCGGCACTTCGGTGTTCGACAAGGACAGCAGCCAGTTCATCTTCCATCCCGGGCCGATCTTCGCCGAGCTGGTGCTGGCTGACGAGATCAACCGCGCCACGCCAAAGAGCCAGAGCGCGCTACTTGAGGCGATGGAGGAGGGGCAGGTGACTATCGAGGGGGCGACGCGCCCGTTACCCGAGCCTTTTTTCGTAATCGCTACGCAGAATCCCGTAAGTTCGGGCGGCACCTTCGCCCTGCCGGAATCGCAACTCGACCGCTTTCTAATGCGAGTCTCGCTCGGCTATCCGGCCAAGGCGGCGGAGAAAGCACTGCTGCTTGGCGAATCCCGGCGGGACCTGCTGACTCGGCTCGAACCGCTGCTCGAGCATGACGAGTTACGCGCCATCCAGAACGCGGTTGGCACCGTACGGGTCAGCGATGCGCTGGTTGACTACGTGCTGCGCCTGGTGGAGGCCACGCGCACCCAGCCGCAGTTCGCCTGGGGCCTGTCACCGCGCGGTAGCCTGGCCCTGCTGGCTGCGGCACGGGCATGGGCTTTTCTCGACGGCCGCGAGTATGTGATTCCGGAAGACGTGCAGGCTGTTCTGCCGACCGTGGTTGGCCATCGGCTGCGCGAGCGGGCGGATGCCACGGGTCATGGCGGTGGTGCGCTGGTGCAGTGGTTGCTACGTGAGGTGCCGGCGCTGTGA